In Oceanococcus sp. HetDA_MAG_MS8, one DNA window encodes the following:
- a CDS encoding phosphatidylglycerophosphatase A, which translates to MTPRPSQVFRDPILLLAFGGGAGLMPNGPGTWGSFVALPLAAWLLQFDPWLYALACVVIAVVGIPICGQAAKRLGVHDHGGIVWDEISGQLITCAALYWLPQGVTLAAGLGLCCVAFRVFDIAKPWPIGAVDRKVHGGLGIMLDDWLAAAMAAAVSLLCFQWIG; encoded by the coding sequence ATGACTCCTCGTCCATCGCAAGTTTTTCGTGACCCCATACTGTTGCTCGCCTTCGGTGGTGGTGCGGGGTTGATGCCAAATGGGCCTGGGACCTGGGGGAGCTTCGTTGCTTTGCCACTGGCTGCGTGGTTACTCCAGTTTGACCCTTGGCTCTACGCCTTAGCTTGTGTAGTTATTGCTGTTGTCGGCATTCCCATCTGCGGACAGGCGGCCAAACGACTGGGCGTGCACGATCATGGGGGAATAGTCTGGGATGAAATTTCCGGACAATTAATCACCTGCGCAGCGCTGTATTGGCTGCCGCAGGGGGTCACCCTTGCCGCAGGCTTAGGTCTATGCTGCGTGGCCTTCAGGGTGTTTGATATCGCCAAGCCCTGGCCCATAGGTGCGGTAGACCGTAAAGTTCATGGCGGGCTAGGCATTATGTTGGATGACTGGTTGGCCGCAGCGATGGCGGCAGCTGTCAGCCTGCTGTGTTTTCAGTGGATTGGGTAG
- the thiL gene encoding thiamine-phosphate kinase, with product MSTTDDEFAIIRRYFQQSWAASSEVVVGNGDDAALVAPPAGHHLVICSDMLVSGRHFDGTAAPADVGWKSLAVNVSDLLAMAAQPMGFTLALSLPELDHDWLHGFSTGLQACADHYGMTLVGGDTTRGPLTISITALGWAAANRHPPCRSQARAGDAIWISGALGRAAAALELGDRAPLGWQQALHRPQPDLDAVAAMRDTAHAMIDVSDGLSADLGHICTASGLGARLDARVLETMEPLEHPQLSPQRRWHCRLHGGDDYVLVATAPRDCSFAGWTRIGDMHAQPGVHLRWPDGRTDSLSPLGWNHFS from the coding sequence ATGAGTACAACGGATGATGAATTCGCAATAATCCGGCGCTACTTTCAACAGTCTTGGGCAGCGTCGTCTGAGGTTGTTGTAGGCAATGGCGATGACGCGGCGCTGGTGGCCCCGCCCGCAGGTCATCACTTGGTGATCTGCAGCGATATGCTCGTCAGCGGTCGCCATTTTGATGGAACGGCGGCGCCTGCAGACGTGGGGTGGAAAAGCCTAGCGGTCAATGTCTCGGACCTGCTCGCCATGGCGGCCCAACCTATGGGCTTTACGCTGGCCTTGTCCCTGCCCGAGCTTGATCACGATTGGCTGCACGGCTTCAGTACAGGGCTGCAGGCATGCGCGGATCACTACGGAATGACATTGGTGGGTGGGGACACAACACGTGGCCCCTTGACGATTAGCATCACCGCACTGGGCTGGGCTGCTGCGAATCGACATCCCCCATGCCGCTCCCAAGCGCGTGCCGGCGATGCCATTTGGATTAGCGGAGCGTTGGGACGTGCCGCCGCTGCTCTGGAACTCGGTGATCGCGCTCCGCTTGGATGGCAGCAGGCGCTGCATCGACCGCAGCCAGACCTGGATGCGGTTGCTGCTATGCGCGACACGGCCCACGCCATGATTGATGTGTCGGATGGGTTGAGCGCGGATCTAGGCCATATTTGTACCGCCAGTGGCCTCGGAGCGCGCCTGGATGCGCGGGTTCTAGAAACGATGGAGCCTCTGGAGCATCCACAGCTTAGCCCGCAACGACGTTGGCATTGCCGTCTCCACGGCGGTGATGATTATGTATTGGTGGCCACAGCGCCCAGGGATTGCAGCTTTGCTGGTTGGACCCGGATTGGCGACATGCATGCGCAGCCTGGCGTTCATCTGCGCTGGCCTGATGGACGCACCGACTCCCTTTCTCCACTTGGCTGGAACCATTTCTCATGA
- the nusB gene encoding transcription antitermination factor NusB, whose translation MTENTTNSEPGLDPARPNGPTRGRRGARYGAVQYLYSALMNSVQAQELVLAALADDHLRHADRSYLQTLIHGALEQQQPLEVDLDAQLDRPLVQLDSMERAILLVGGYELQHERTLPARVIINEAVELAKIFGATDGHKYVNGVLDRWARRVRADEYNG comes from the coding sequence ATGACTGAGAACACAACAAACTCCGAGCCGGGCTTAGACCCTGCGCGCCCAAATGGACCGACCCGTGGGCGCCGCGGCGCGCGCTATGGCGCCGTGCAATATCTTTACTCCGCGCTGATGAATTCCGTGCAGGCTCAGGAGCTGGTCTTGGCAGCCTTGGCAGATGATCATCTCCGGCACGCCGACCGCTCCTATCTGCAAACGCTGATTCATGGTGCCTTGGAGCAACAACAGCCGCTAGAAGTGGATCTAGACGCTCAGTTGGACCGTCCGCTGGTGCAATTGGACAGTATGGAGCGCGCGATTTTGCTGGTGGGTGGATATGAGTTGCAGCACGAGCGGACCTTGCCGGCCCGCGTCATCATTAATGAGGCTGTGGAACTCGCGAAGATCTTCGGAGCTACTGATGGGCACAAGTACGTGAACGGTGTCTTGGACCGCTGGGCACGGCGGGTGCGGGCCGATGAGTACAACGGATGA
- a CDS encoding 6,7-dimethyl-8-ribityllumazine synthase: protein MTSTSPVSNSFHADTRIAIISTQWNPTVVDSLVEAAMATCTERGVSEEGIDHFVVPGAFEIPTLLGHLVDEDEDYDGVITLGAVIKGDTAHFEYVAGECARGVAELSRQSGIPVGFGVLATYDLEQALERAGPNAENKGVEAANAVLDMIELIASLQDD, encoded by the coding sequence ATGACGAGCACTAGCCCTGTGTCGAATAGCTTCCACGCCGATACGCGTATCGCCATCATCAGCACGCAGTGGAACCCCACCGTCGTTGACTCCTTGGTAGAGGCCGCCATGGCAACATGTACTGAGCGCGGCGTCAGTGAAGAGGGCATTGATCACTTCGTCGTGCCCGGTGCTTTTGAGATTCCCACACTGCTCGGCCACCTCGTGGATGAAGATGAAGATTACGACGGCGTTATCACTTTGGGTGCCGTCATCAAGGGCGATACCGCTCATTTTGAATATGTGGCTGGAGAATGTGCTCGCGGCGTGGCAGAGCTAAGTCGACAGTCAGGTATCCCCGTGGGCTTTGGGGTATTGGCTACCTACGACCTGGAGCAAGCCCTAGAGAGAGCTGGTCCGAATGCGGAAAACAAGGGTGTCGAAGCTGCGAATGCGGTGCTCGATATGATTGAACTTATTGCCAGCCTGCAGGATGACTGA